Proteins found in one Streptomyces sp. NBC_00461 genomic segment:
- a CDS encoding ABC transporter ATP-binding protein: MTELELRDLRKTFRSRGRPSVDAVRGIDLALHSGELLGLLGPSGCGKSTTLRMIAGLETVTGGDILVAGRSVTDRPAQARNMGVAFENYALYPPLTVAENLAFGLKARRGSDRRDVARKVAEIADRVDLTGILDARPAGLSSGQKQRVSLARALVREPDVLLLDEPLSHLDAAQRDTTRRELKRIQRDLGHTTILVTHDQEEALSLADRIAVMKDGVIQQLGTPYEIYDSPANVFVADFVGEPAINLLPGIADADGHARLSAAVRIALPLPVPAGREVVVGIRPEDLHLTGDEGLPARVVAHEPLLEAGIATLALDGVERSLVVLTDPEVRLAHDEPVRVTADARLTHVFDAETGDSLR, encoded by the coding sequence ATGACCGAGCTGGAGCTACGTGATCTGCGCAAGACGTTCCGGTCCCGGGGCCGGCCGTCGGTGGACGCCGTACGCGGCATCGACCTCGCGCTGCACTCCGGGGAGCTGCTCGGGCTGCTGGGCCCCTCGGGCTGCGGCAAGTCCACGACCCTGCGGATGATCGCCGGCCTGGAGACCGTGACCGGCGGGGACATCCTGGTGGCCGGCAGGTCCGTGACCGACCGTCCCGCCCAGGCCCGCAACATGGGGGTCGCCTTCGAGAACTACGCGCTGTATCCCCCGCTGACGGTGGCGGAGAACCTGGCCTTCGGGCTGAAGGCACGCAGGGGGAGCGATCGGAGGGACGTGGCGCGCAAGGTCGCCGAGATCGCCGACCGCGTCGACCTCACCGGCATCCTCGACGCCCGCCCGGCGGGCCTGTCCAGCGGCCAGAAGCAACGGGTCTCCCTGGCCCGCGCACTCGTCCGCGAACCGGACGTACTGCTCCTCGACGAACCCCTCTCCCACCTCGACGCCGCCCAGCGCGACACCACGCGCCGCGAACTCAAGCGCATCCAGCGGGACTTGGGCCATACGACGATCCTTGTCACGCACGACCAGGAGGAGGCCCTCTCCCTCGCCGACCGGATCGCGGTGATGAAGGACGGCGTCATCCAGCAGCTCGGCACGCCCTACGAGATCTACGACAGCCCCGCCAACGTGTTCGTCGCGGACTTCGTCGGCGAACCCGCGATCAACCTCCTCCCCGGCATCGCGGATGCGGACGGCCACGCCCGGCTGTCGGCCGCGGTCAGGATCGCGCTGCCTCTCCCGGTGCCGGCGGGCCGCGAGGTCGTCGTCGGTATCCGCCCCGAGGACCTGCACCTCACCGGCGACGAGGGCCTGCCCGCCCGGGTCGTCGCCCACGAACCCCTCCTGGAGGCGGGCATCGCCACCCTCGCCCTCGACGGCGTCGAACGCTCCCTCGTCGTCCTCACCGACCCCGAGGTGCGCCTCGCGCACGACGAGCCCGTACGGGTCACCGCCGACGCGCGCCTCACCCATGTCTTCGACGCCGAGACGGGAGACTCCCTGCGATGA
- a CDS encoding DeoR/GlpR family DNA-binding transcription regulator — MSSTSSAHQQGPAARQAAMAEQVLADGSATAAELAERFGVSLMTIHRDLDELERQGIVRKFRGGVTAQPSGVFESNVQYRLKTMRAEKAAVAEHALKSIEPGMAIMLDDSTSTLEIARRLRLGDITPLTVVTNFLEAINLLSDQRGIHLMALGGEYDPLHSSFLGVSCVEAVQSLRVDVCFASTSAVHGGYAYHQEQHIVSVKRAMLDSAARNVLLIDHTKLARVALHRVVPLSRFDLLLVDDGASAEALRDLDEHKVRYEVCTTTATTASTITTATRGGDDRAGAT; from the coding sequence ATGAGCAGCACCAGCAGCGCGCATCAGCAGGGGCCCGCGGCCCGCCAGGCCGCCATGGCCGAGCAGGTCCTGGCCGACGGATCGGCGACGGCGGCCGAGCTGGCCGAACGCTTCGGGGTGAGCCTGATGACCATCCACCGGGACCTCGACGAGCTCGAACGGCAGGGCATCGTCCGGAAGTTCAGAGGTGGGGTGACCGCCCAGCCGTCCGGGGTCTTCGAGTCGAACGTGCAGTACCGGCTGAAGACCATGCGCGCCGAGAAGGCCGCCGTCGCCGAGCACGCGCTGAAGTCGATAGAGCCCGGCATGGCGATCATGCTGGACGACTCCACCTCCACCCTGGAGATAGCCCGCAGGCTCCGCCTCGGCGACATCACCCCGCTCACGGTCGTCACCAACTTCCTGGAGGCCATCAACCTCCTCTCCGACCAGCGGGGCATCCATCTGATGGCCCTGGGCGGGGAATACGACCCGCTGCACTCCTCCTTCCTCGGCGTCTCCTGCGTCGAGGCCGTCCAGTCGCTGCGCGTGGACGTCTGCTTCGCCTCCACGTCGGCCGTGCACGGGGGCTACGCCTACCACCAGGAGCAGCACATCGTGTCCGTGAAGCGGGCGATGCTCGACTCGGCCGCCCGCAACGTCCTGCTGATCGACCACACCAAGCTCGCCCGGGTCGCCCTGCACCGGGTCGTCCCGCTGTCCCGCTTCGACCTGCTCCTCGTGGACGACGGGGCGTCGGCGGAGGCACTGCGGGACCTGGACGAGCACAAGGTCCGTTACGAGGTGTGCACCACGACAGCCACCACGGCCTCGACTATCACGACAGCCACAAGGGGCGGCGATGACCGAGCTGGAGCTACGTGA
- a CDS encoding 2-hydroxyacid dehydrogenase has translation MSDPTSEPMSEPVSEPVRVVAAGDHFILPSLITAAIGREAACDVSELTLGWPLEPFGPVAEVTEASDAEEELIDALVGATVLVTQMGPVTERVLEACPDLRLVVVCRGGPVNVNLDAAKRHDVRVCFAPGRNAAATAEFTVGLLLSALRRIPQAHNLLAGQGSWEGATYYTYEHSGLELEDLPVGLVGYGAVGSRVARALCAFGAQVMVHDPYVRGEIHGLRVASLDELLRHSRVITLHARLTPQTYGLIGARELALLPQGAVVVNAARGPLLDEDALCDALESGQVSAAALDTYVQEPLPADSRLRALAERVVLTPHLGGASRAVAEKAARIAAAEVGRWVRGEALAHALT, from the coding sequence ATGAGCGATCCGACGAGTGAGCCGATGAGCGAACCGGTGAGCGAACCCGTGCGGGTCGTCGCCGCCGGTGACCACTTCATCCTGCCGTCGCTCATCACGGCGGCGATCGGCCGTGAAGCCGCCTGTGACGTGAGCGAACTGACCCTCGGCTGGCCGCTGGAACCCTTCGGCCCGGTCGCCGAGGTGACGGAGGCCAGCGACGCCGAGGAGGAGCTGATCGATGCGCTCGTCGGCGCGACCGTGCTGGTCACCCAGATGGGGCCGGTGACGGAACGCGTCCTGGAGGCGTGTCCCGACCTGCGGCTGGTCGTCGTGTGCCGGGGCGGACCGGTCAACGTCAACCTGGACGCGGCCAAGCGGCACGACGTCCGCGTCTGCTTCGCCCCGGGCCGCAACGCCGCCGCCACCGCCGAGTTCACCGTCGGCCTGCTCCTGTCGGCCCTGCGCCGCATCCCCCAGGCACACAACCTCCTTGCAGGGCAGGGCAGTTGGGAGGGGGCGACGTACTACACGTACGAGCACAGCGGTCTGGAGCTGGAGGACCTGCCCGTCGGGCTGGTCGGCTACGGCGCCGTCGGCAGCCGGGTGGCCCGCGCGCTGTGCGCCTTCGGCGCGCAGGTGATGGTGCACGACCCCTATGTGCGCGGCGAGATCCACGGTCTGCGGGTCGCCTCGCTGGACGAACTCCTGCGCCACTCCCGGGTGATCACGCTGCACGCCCGGCTCACGCCGCAGACCTACGGCCTGATCGGCGCCCGCGAACTGGCGCTGCTGCCGCAGGGCGCGGTGGTCGTGAACGCGGCACGCGGCCCGCTGCTCGACGAGGACGCGCTGTGCGACGCCCTGGAGAGCGGGCAGGTGTCGGCCGCCGCCCTCGACACCTACGTACAGGAGCCGTTGCCGGCGGACTCACGGCTGCGCGCGCTCGCCGAACGCGTCGTACTGACCCCGCATCTGGGCGGCGCCTCGCGCGCGGTGGCGGAGAAGGCGGCGCGGATCGCCGCGGCGGAGGTGGGGCGCTGGGTGCGCGGGGAAGCGCTGGCGCACGCTCTGACCTGA
- a CDS encoding ABC transporter ATP-binding protein produces MIGLRGITKAYGRVTALDGLELDVREGEFFCLLGPSGAGKTTTLKTVAGLEQPDFGTVLLDGRDMAGVEPYDRGVAMCFESYALYPHRSAYDNLASPLRSPRHRLPAAEARDRIGAIAELLGISALLDRRVGQLSNGQRQRVALGRVLVRPARAFLLDEPLSHLDAKLRQQMRAELKAIGAVQNTTTLYVTHDSLEALALGDRIGVIRDGRIVQTGTREEIWYRPCDTEVARAFGRPRINLLPGTVTEDGGFRSTDGKVELPLRVKAQAGTDVLVGVRPRDIALKGVAGHELTGTVYVTEVLGRSVEVTVRLGGQHASLVVPRGDTAGLRPDDPVRLTVRPENLLLFEADRPGRPGRLIGTR; encoded by the coding sequence GTGATCGGGCTGCGGGGGATCACCAAGGCGTACGGCAGGGTCACCGCCCTCGACGGGCTCGAACTGGACGTACGCGAGGGCGAGTTCTTCTGTCTGCTCGGTCCGTCCGGTGCCGGCAAGACGACCACGCTCAAGACCGTCGCCGGGCTGGAACAGCCCGACTTCGGGACGGTCCTGCTCGACGGCAGGGACATGGCGGGCGTCGAGCCGTACGACCGGGGTGTGGCGATGTGCTTCGAGAGCTACGCCCTCTACCCGCACCGCTCGGCCTACGACAACCTGGCCTCCCCGCTCCGCTCGCCCCGCCACCGCCTGCCCGCCGCCGAGGCCCGCGACCGGATCGGCGCCATCGCCGAACTGCTCGGCATCAGCGCCCTGTTGGACCGCCGGGTCGGACAGCTCTCCAACGGCCAGCGGCAGCGCGTCGCGCTCGGCCGGGTCCTGGTCCGCCCCGCCCGCGCCTTCCTGCTCGACGAGCCCCTCTCCCACCTCGACGCCAAGCTCCGCCAGCAGATGCGGGCCGAGCTGAAGGCGATCGGAGCGGTCCAGAACACGACCACCCTCTACGTCACCCACGACTCCCTGGAAGCGCTGGCTCTCGGCGACCGGATCGGGGTGATCCGGGACGGGCGGATCGTGCAGACGGGGACGCGGGAGGAGATCTGGTACCGGCCGTGCGACACCGAGGTGGCGCGGGCCTTCGGGCGGCCGCGGATCAATCTGCTGCCGGGGACGGTGACCGAGGACGGCGGCTTCCGGTCGACGGACGGGAAGGTGGAACTGCCGCTCCGGGTGAAGGCGCAGGCCGGCACGGACGTACTGGTCGGCGTGCGGCCCCGGGACATCGCGCTGAAGGGCGTCGCCGGCCACGAACTCACCGGCACCGTCTACGTCACCGAGGTGCTCGGCCGTTCGGTGGAGGTGACGGTCCGGCTCGGCGGGCAGCACGCGTCGCTGGTCGTCCCGCGCGGCGACACGGCCGGGCTGCGTCCCGACGATCCGGTACGGCTGACCGTCCGGCCTGAGAACCTGCTGCTGTTCGAGGCCGACCGGCCCGGGCGCCCAGGACGACTGATCGGGACACGATGA
- a CDS encoding carbohydrate ABC transporter permease, protein MTVRKRLLGWLADVALILYFVFALFPIAWMVILSLKPANQLFSTYFSFTPTLDGYRTVLGDSEGIPFVRFFVNSLVVSVGAVVLSLVVGLPAAYASARWRFKGSENLMFTLLSFRFAPELTVIIPLFVLYQKLGLFDTYVGMIWVLQLVTLPLIVWIMRSYFADLTPELEQAALLDGYSRKQAFFKVALPLVKPGIAAVSLLAFIFAWNNFVFPLILTSSEAQTVTVGALSFLGGDRPKYNLTAAAALVSVVPPLLLALTIQRYLVRGLSFGAVKS, encoded by the coding sequence ATGACCGTCAGGAAACGCCTGTTGGGATGGCTGGCCGATGTCGCGCTCATCCTCTACTTCGTCTTCGCCCTGTTCCCGATCGCCTGGATGGTGATCCTGTCCCTGAAGCCCGCGAACCAGCTCTTCAGCACCTACTTCTCCTTCACGCCGACCCTCGACGGGTACCGGACCGTCCTCGGCGACAGCGAGGGCATCCCGTTCGTGCGGTTCTTCGTCAACAGCCTGGTGGTGTCGGTGGGGGCGGTCGTGCTGTCGCTGGTGGTCGGGCTGCCGGCGGCGTACGCGTCGGCCCGCTGGCGGTTCAAGGGCTCGGAGAACCTGATGTTCACGCTGCTGTCGTTCCGGTTCGCGCCCGAACTCACCGTGATCATCCCGCTGTTCGTGCTCTACCAGAAGCTCGGCCTTTTCGACACGTACGTCGGCATGATCTGGGTCCTGCAGCTCGTCACGCTGCCGCTGATCGTGTGGATCATGCGGTCCTACTTCGCCGATCTGACACCGGAGCTGGAGCAGGCGGCCCTGCTGGACGGGTACTCGCGCAAGCAGGCGTTCTTCAAGGTCGCCCTGCCACTGGTCAAGCCGGGCATCGCGGCGGTGTCGCTGCTGGCCTTCATCTTCGCCTGGAACAACTTCGTCTTCCCGCTGATCCTCACCTCCAGCGAGGCCCAGACGGTGACGGTGGGCGCCCTGTCCTTCCTCGGCGGCGACCGCCCCAAGTACAACCTCACGGCCGCGGCGGCGCTGGTGTCGGTCGTACCGCCCCTCCTGTTGGCCCTCACCATCCAGCGGTATCTGGTGCGGGGGCTGTCGTTCGGTGCGGTGAAGTCGTGA
- a CDS encoding ABC transporter substrate-binding protein, translated as MDTHAHDRRRFLALTAGAAATPLLAACGAGFGGDDNRSDGSAADDVTGSFDWKREKGTTVRALLNKHPYTDALIADLKSFTEKTGIKVEYDVFPEDNYFDKLTVDLSSGRASYDVFMLGAYMVWQYGPPGWLEDLGPWMRNSSATGAEWDQADFFPNLLQADQWSLRAGAPLGQGGQYALPWGWETNVVAYNTEVFKKLGLKPAETFDELREISGAIKRKAPGAGYDGMYGIAVRGSRSWATIHPGFMTMYARNGLHDFTVNGGKLKPAMNTPEAIAFTQDWAGMVKQGGPPSWTSYTWYQCSSDLGAKKAGMLFDADTAAYFQAVKGASPASGKIAFHPGPKGPDGSLATNMWIWSLGMNAKSKRKSAGWLFLQWATGKEHLRKAAITGNHIDPVRKSVSQDAAYKDKMKHLPGFIETFETVVDQTRIQFTPQAQFFDATTSWAAALQEIYGGKNAKSVLNGLAGDLASKVG; from the coding sequence ATGGACACGCACGCGCACGACCGCCGACGCTTCCTCGCCCTCACCGCGGGGGCCGCCGCGACCCCGTTACTCGCGGCCTGCGGCGCGGGCTTCGGCGGGGACGACAACAGGAGCGACGGCTCGGCCGCCGACGACGTCACCGGCTCCTTCGACTGGAAACGGGAGAAGGGCACGACGGTCAGGGCACTGCTCAACAAGCACCCGTACACGGACGCCCTGATCGCCGACCTGAAGTCCTTCACCGAGAAGACCGGCATCAAGGTCGAGTACGACGTCTTCCCCGAGGACAACTACTTCGACAAGCTCACCGTCGACCTGTCCAGCGGTCGCGCCTCCTACGACGTGTTCATGCTGGGCGCGTACATGGTCTGGCAGTACGGGCCGCCGGGCTGGCTGGAGGATCTCGGGCCCTGGATGCGCAACTCCTCGGCCACCGGCGCCGAATGGGACCAGGCCGACTTCTTCCCCAACCTCCTCCAGGCCGACCAGTGGTCGCTCAGGGCGGGCGCGCCGCTCGGGCAGGGCGGACAGTACGCGCTGCCGTGGGGCTGGGAGACGAACGTCGTCGCCTACAACACCGAGGTCTTCAAGAAACTCGGGCTGAAACCGGCGGAGACCTTCGACGAGCTGCGCGAGATCTCCGGGGCCATCAAGAGGAAGGCGCCCGGGGCCGGTTACGACGGCATGTACGGGATCGCCGTGCGCGGGTCCCGCAGCTGGGCCACCATCCACCCCGGCTTCATGACCATGTACGCCCGCAACGGCCTGCACGACTTCACCGTGAACGGCGGCAAGCTGAAGCCCGCCATGAACACCCCGGAGGCGATCGCCTTCACGCAGGACTGGGCCGGCATGGTCAAGCAGGGCGGGCCGCCGTCCTGGACCTCGTACACCTGGTACCAGTGCTCCAGCGACCTCGGCGCGAAGAAGGCGGGCATGCTCTTCGACGCCGACACGGCCGCCTACTTCCAGGCGGTGAAGGGCGCCTCCCCCGCCTCCGGGAAGATCGCCTTCCACCCGGGGCCGAAGGGACCGGACGGCTCCCTCGCCACCAACATGTGGATCTGGTCGCTCGGCATGAACGCCAAGTCCAAGAGGAAGAGCGCCGGTTGGCTGTTCCTGCAGTGGGCGACCGGCAAGGAGCACCTGCGCAAGGCCGCCATCACCGGCAACCACATCGACCCGGTGCGGAAGTCGGTCAGCCAGGACGCGGCCTACAAGGACAAGATGAAGCACCTGCCGGGCTTCATCGAGACCTTCGAGACGGTCGTCGACCAGACGAGGATCCAGTTCACCCCGCAGGCCCAGTTCTTCGACGCGACCACCAGCTGGGCCGCGGCCCTCCAGGAGATCTACGGCGGCAAGAACGCGAAGTCGGTACTGAACGGCCTGGCGGGCGACCTCGCCTCCAAGGTGGGCTGA
- a CDS encoding FGGY-family carbohydrate kinase gives MYVGIDVGTSMVKAAAFDGEGRELAVEARPVGLALHGGVVEQDMEEVYAAVVGVLQELTARVPEPVELAGLTGQGDGVWLVDKEGRPVRPAASWMDGRAHELLDQWLADGTFEAVFRRTGSAMFPGCPGPLLAWFDRYEPHSLDAAATALYCKDMVFRRLTGAPATTDVSDASMPFLDPRTRTYDNRAVELLGLTHRRGLLAPVGDPITTAEALGEGLPSGTRLANGPYDLPSCALGAGVTTPGDGLLIVGTCLASLVATTDLDLTGEPAGLYISTDRPGHRLRAMPAMVGTAALDWVLSTTGVHHEEVDALLAGTPPGANGVRVLPYFAPSGERAPFVEPHLRAELTGISLESTKGDLIRATCEGIGFAARHCLEAAGLKGTLAVCGGGTRSAAWMRLLADVLGRPLRIVEGEVGARGAVLAAAQRYGIALDASAWTEPTAVVDPDAARAAYYAEAYEDHLARLTAARGRARG, from the coding sequence ATGTACGTCGGGATCGACGTGGGTACGTCCATGGTGAAGGCCGCCGCGTTCGACGGCGAGGGACGTGAACTGGCCGTCGAGGCACGCCCGGTGGGGCTCGCGCTGCACGGCGGCGTCGTGGAGCAGGACATGGAGGAGGTGTACGCGGCTGTCGTCGGCGTGCTGCAGGAGTTGACGGCGCGGGTGCCCGAGCCCGTCGAGCTGGCCGGGCTGACCGGGCAGGGCGACGGGGTCTGGCTGGTCGACAAGGAGGGGCGCCCGGTCCGCCCCGCGGCCTCGTGGATGGACGGCCGCGCCCATGAACTGCTCGACCAGTGGCTGGCGGACGGCACCTTCGAGGCGGTGTTCCGGCGGACCGGGAGCGCCATGTTCCCGGGCTGCCCGGGCCCGCTGCTGGCCTGGTTCGACCGCTACGAACCGCACTCCCTCGATGCCGCGGCCACCGCCCTGTACTGCAAGGACATGGTCTTCCGGCGGCTGACCGGCGCCCCGGCGACGACGGACGTGTCGGACGCGTCGATGCCGTTCCTCGACCCGCGCACGAGGACGTACGACAACCGGGCGGTCGAGCTGCTCGGCCTCACCCACCGCCGCGGTCTGCTCGCGCCCGTCGGCGACCCGATCACGACGGCCGAGGCGCTCGGCGAGGGCCTGCCGTCGGGCACACGGCTCGCGAACGGCCCGTACGACCTCCCGTCCTGCGCTCTCGGCGCGGGCGTGACGACGCCGGGGGACGGTCTGCTGATCGTCGGCACCTGCCTGGCCAGCCTGGTCGCGACGACCGACCTCGACCTGACCGGGGAGCCGGCCGGCCTGTACATCTCCACCGACCGCCCAGGTCACCGGCTGCGCGCCATGCCCGCGATGGTCGGCACGGCGGCCCTCGACTGGGTGCTGTCGACCACCGGCGTCCACCACGAGGAGGTCGACGCGCTGCTCGCCGGGACCCCGCCCGGGGCGAACGGTGTGCGAGTCCTGCCGTACTTCGCCCCGTCGGGTGAGCGCGCTCCCTTCGTGGAGCCGCACCTGCGTGCCGAACTCACCGGTATCTCCCTGGAGTCGACGAAGGGCGACCTGATCCGCGCCACCTGCGAGGGCATCGGCTTCGCGGCCCGGCACTGCCTGGAGGCCGCCGGCCTCAAGGGCACGCTCGCGGTCTGCGGCGGCGGCACCCGCAGCGCCGCGTGGATGCGGCTGCTCGCCGACGTCCTGGGCCGCCCGCTGAGGATCGTCGAGGGTGAAGTGGGCGCGCGCGGCGCGGTGCTGGCGGCGGCGCAGCGGTACGGGATCGCCCTGGACGCGTCCGCCTGGACCGAGCCGACGGCGGTGGTCGACCCGGACGCGGCACGGGCGGCGTACTACGCGGAGGCCTACGAGGACCATCTGGCCCGGCTCACGGCGGCCCGGGGCCGGGCACGCGGGTGA
- a CDS encoding mycothiol-dependent nitroreductase Rv2466c family protein has protein sequence MSETATSSTKTPVDFWFDPLCPWAWMTSRWVLEVEKVRDIEVHWHIMSLAVLNEDRIDELPEQYREMLATKAWKPVRVVTAAWQKHGADVVGPLYTALGTRIHNQGEGPTVEAIVGALADVGLPADLIDYADQEDFEFEAELRASHKEGIEKVGQEVGTPVIAVPGADGEQIAFFGPVVTPAPKGEEAARLWDGTLAVASVPGFYEIKRTRTAGPDFSNL, from the coding sequence ATGTCCGAGACCGCGACGTCGTCCACCAAGACCCCCGTCGACTTCTGGTTCGACCCGCTGTGCCCCTGGGCCTGGATGACCTCCCGATGGGTGCTGGAAGTGGAGAAGGTCCGGGACATAGAGGTCCACTGGCACATCATGAGCCTGGCCGTGCTGAACGAGGACCGGATCGACGAGCTGCCCGAGCAGTACCGGGAGATGCTCGCGACCAAGGCGTGGAAGCCGGTGCGCGTGGTGACGGCGGCTTGGCAGAAGCACGGCGCGGACGTCGTCGGCCCCCTCTACACGGCGCTCGGCACCCGCATCCACAACCAGGGCGAGGGCCCGACCGTCGAGGCGATCGTGGGCGCCCTGGCCGACGTCGGCCTGCCCGCCGACCTGATCGACTACGCCGACCAGGAGGACTTCGAGTTCGAGGCCGAGCTGCGCGCCTCCCACAAGGAGGGCATCGAGAAGGTCGGCCAGGAGGTCGGCACCCCGGTCATCGCCGTCCCCGGCGCGGACGGCGAGCAGATCGCCTTCTTCGGCCCGGTCGTCACCCCGGCCCCCAAGGGCGAGGAAGCCGCCAGGCTCTGGGACGGCACCCTCGCCGTCGCCTCGGTCCCCGGCTTCTACGAGATCAAGCGGACACGGACGGCGGGCCCGGACTTCAGCAACCTGTGA
- a CDS encoding carbohydrate ABC transporter permease, whose amino-acid sequence MGWRLTLRPYVLIVPALLLTCGILYPFGLGLYYTLFDFSASKPQPDMVRFENYETVFTQDAFWNSAWVTVLYAVGAAAVETVLGVAVALLLHRSSIVGRVLEKILILPLMIAPVIAAIIWKLMLQPSVGVVNHLLKPFGLGGVQWTDTPAGALLSSIAVDVWVYTPFVAILALAGLRSLPTSPFEAAAVDGAGWWYTFRRLTLPMLWPYVLVAVIFRFMDSLKVFDIIYALTEGGPGDSTVVLQIRAYLEAIRFQRYSFGISYTIVLWAVVYLAAMVLVRHLGTIQRKAAEAK is encoded by the coding sequence ATGGGCTGGCGGCTGACCCTGCGCCCGTACGTCCTCATCGTCCCGGCGCTGCTGCTGACCTGCGGGATCCTCTATCCGTTCGGACTCGGGCTCTACTACACGCTGTTCGACTTCTCGGCGAGCAAACCGCAGCCGGACATGGTGCGGTTCGAGAACTACGAGACGGTCTTCACGCAGGACGCCTTCTGGAACTCCGCGTGGGTGACCGTGCTGTACGCCGTCGGAGCCGCCGCGGTCGAGACCGTGCTCGGTGTCGCCGTCGCCCTGCTGCTGCACCGTTCGTCGATCGTCGGCCGGGTGCTGGAGAAGATCCTCATCCTGCCGCTGATGATCGCCCCGGTGATCGCCGCGATCATCTGGAAGCTGATGCTCCAGCCGTCGGTGGGGGTGGTGAACCACCTGCTGAAACCCTTCGGGCTGGGGGGAGTCCAGTGGACGGACACCCCGGCCGGCGCGCTGCTGTCGTCGATCGCCGTGGACGTCTGGGTCTACACCCCGTTCGTGGCGATCCTCGCCCTGGCCGGTCTGCGGTCGCTGCCCACCTCCCCCTTCGAGGCGGCGGCCGTGGACGGCGCGGGCTGGTGGTACACCTTCCGGCGGCTGACCCTGCCGATGCTGTGGCCGTACGTCCTGGTCGCGGTGATCTTCCGGTTCATGGACTCGCTGAAGGTCTTCGACATCATCTACGCCCTGACGGAGGGCGGCCCGGGCGACTCGACCGTCGTCCTGCAGATCCGTGCCTACCTGGAGGCGATCCGCTTCCAGCGCTACAGCTTCGGGATCAGCTACACGATCGTGCTGTGGGCGGTGGTGTACCTGGCCGCGATGGTGCTCGTACGCCATCTCGGCACGATCCAGCGGAAGGCGGCCGAGGCGAAATGA